One Flagellimonas sp. CMM7 genomic region harbors:
- a CDS encoding Gfo/Idh/MocA family protein yields the protein MSNDNIGNSKRRNLIKGLIGVPFLGLFYQQFSKVQDTNKSDNYLNSLNELELDFEEVEKEKQERPITDSNTLRIGVVGLGWRGPDLMRSLGYIDDELIAEDPYTLEEMKVQEDLNIDIVGVCDLFSIRAERGAKIASKKLISRKIVSVTPPVIYPTYKEMLDSGKIDAIMIATADLWHAEIAIEASKRGVHVYCEKPMTRTIEEAVALRKAIKQSNVVFQLGHQNRQQASYKKAKQLLDKGVVGTISAIETYTDRNSDFGAWIRGIHEKANMSNVNWKEYIRNTGDVPFDLDKFFNWQKHFDFGTGPGGNQFTHAFDGVNQILGVGIPKSVVSLGGNYYFKDPRDIPDSYNVIYNYPDKGLTLTYDCTLKSRFDRGIHLLGTKAQMEVGGEVRIFPDLYNEAYIKLQQKEGDPIYTFPFEVAQVDGI from the coding sequence ATGTCAAACGATAATATCGGAAATTCCAAGCGTAGAAATTTGATAAAGGGACTTATTGGAGTTCCTTTTTTAGGATTGTTTTATCAGCAATTTTCTAAAGTTCAGGACACAAATAAGTCTGACAACTATTTAAACTCGCTTAATGAACTAGAGCTTGATTTTGAAGAGGTTGAAAAAGAAAAACAAGAGAGACCAATAACAGACTCTAATACACTTCGTATTGGCGTGGTTGGTTTAGGGTGGCGAGGTCCTGACCTTATGCGTTCGTTGGGCTATATAGATGATGAACTCATAGCTGAAGACCCTTACACACTCGAGGAAATGAAAGTGCAAGAAGATCTCAACATAGACATTGTTGGGGTATGCGATTTATTTTCTATAAGAGCAGAGCGTGGTGCAAAAATAGCAAGTAAGAAGTTAATCAGCAGAAAGATAGTAAGTGTAACGCCTCCAGTTATTTATCCTACTTATAAGGAAATGTTAGATAGCGGTAAGATAGACGCTATCATGATTGCAACCGCAGACTTATGGCATGCAGAAATAGCAATAGAAGCCTCAAAACGAGGGGTTCATGTATATTGTGAAAAACCCATGACACGCACTATTGAGGAAGCTGTGGCTTTGCGTAAAGCCATAAAGCAAAGTAATGTGGTTTTTCAGTTGGGGCATCAAAATAGACAACAGGCGAGTTACAAAAAGGCCAAGCAATTATTAGATAAAGGTGTTGTTGGAACCATTTCGGCTATAGAAACGTATACTGATCGTAATAGTGATTTTGGTGCATGGATAAGAGGTATCCATGAAAAGGCCAATATGTCAAATGTGAACTGGAAAGAGTATATTAGAAACACAGGTGATGTACCTTTTGATTTGGATAAGTTTTTTAATTGGCAGAAGCATTTCGATTTTGGTACAGGGCCAGGAGGAAATCAATTTACCCATGCATTTGATGGTGTAAATCAGATTTTAGGTGTAGGCATTCCAAAATCTGTTGTATCCTTAGGAGGTAATTACTATTTTAAAGACCCAAGAGATATTCCCGATTCCTATAACGTTATATATAACTACCCAGATAAAGGTCTAACACTTACTTACGATTGTACTTTAAAGAGTAGATTTGATCGTGGCATACACTTATTAGGAACCAAAGCTCAAATGGAAGTAGGAGGAGAGGTACGCATTTTTCCAGATTTATATAATGAAGCTTATATTAAATTACAACAGAAAGAAGGTGACCCCATTTATACTTTTCCATTTGAGGTAGCGCAAGTAGACGGTATATAA
- a CDS encoding aldo/keto reductase yields MKSRILGKNGFNVTEVGLGCWQLGGKNWGDDMNNDRAFEILQAAVDSGIRFFDTADEYGEGQSESLIGAFLKTTDADIKVATKFGKSVKVGNNFNEAILRESIEASAERLGVKTLDLLQLHCVPQDVLEDGAIFDWLRRLQREDKIAHFGASVESIEEALICMEQDGLQSLQVIYNIFRQKLTKQLLPQAQSKGVGIIVRLPLASGLLTGKFNKNTKFAENDHRNFNQGGKFFNAGETFSGLFFDKGLELSEHLKTLCPPELTMAQMALRWILDHKAVSTVIPGASSTSQVIGNATASTLDPLPNDLMKTLETFYVNEVHEHIHGVY; encoded by the coding sequence ATGAAAAGTAGAATATTAGGAAAGAACGGGTTTAATGTTACTGAAGTTGGCCTAGGTTGTTGGCAATTAGGGGGAAAGAACTGGGGAGATGATATGAATAATGATAGAGCCTTTGAAATTCTTCAGGCCGCTGTAGATAGTGGTATTCGTTTTTTTGATACCGCCGATGAATATGGTGAAGGGCAAAGTGAGTCTTTAATAGGTGCTTTCCTAAAAACAACAGATGCAGATATTAAAGTGGCTACTAAGTTTGGAAAATCTGTAAAAGTTGGTAATAATTTTAATGAGGCCATATTAAGAGAATCTATAGAGGCATCAGCAGAACGTTTAGGGGTAAAAACCTTAGATTTACTTCAGTTACATTGTGTGCCTCAAGATGTACTTGAAGATGGTGCCATTTTTGATTGGTTGCGGAGATTACAGCGTGAAGATAAGATTGCTCACTTTGGCGCTAGTGTTGAGAGTATTGAAGAGGCATTAATATGCATGGAACAAGACGGGCTTCAATCACTACAAGTCATTTATAATATCTTTAGGCAAAAACTTACCAAACAATTATTACCACAAGCTCAATCTAAAGGTGTTGGAATTATTGTAAGATTACCTTTGGCAAGTGGCTTATTAACGGGGAAATTCAATAAAAATACCAAGTTTGCAGAGAACGACCATAGAAACTTTAATCAAGGTGGAAAGTTTTTTAATGCAGGAGAGACATTTTCGGGGCTATTTTTTGATAAAGGGTTAGAACTTTCAGAACACCTTAAAACATTGTGCCCTCCAGAGCTAACTATGGCACAAATGGCATTACGCTGGATTTTGGATCATAAAGCCGTCTCTACTGTAATACCCGGAGCGAGTTCTACATCACAAGTTATTGGAAATGCTACGGCTAGCACGTTAGACCCACTGCCCAATGACCTTATGAAAACACTAGAAACGTTTTACGTGAATGAAGTACACGAACATATACATGGTGTTTATTAG
- a CDS encoding LamG domain-containing protein, translated as MKFINKVYLLLVIGLLTVQLHGQTNKSLLAYWDFNEVTNNTIKDKGGNISDEITGYYKLVEGVNGKAIKCDGFTTSIQRDEETSPVIIGPFTIEAWVAPQAYPWNWCAIYNQEYKKHRGMFFGIDGEGRVGLHAAVARQWRECISTETIPYMKWSYIAATYHPETGMKVYINGKLSGELPVKGDLLYDREFPMQIARNHKSMAPSSLNRAGFVDVPAKYSFDGLIDELKITGKAKSQGELERIYEQLKPQNEPQLIWRKLPEIHIENPEFGAHYTKLNYDEDWDRLWRDDSYPDVVITFDDKRYSMVFWKGTNYNMNLVTENGRWIADQSAETFGDFGCMEHMSDKQNRYSHIRVVENNEARVVVHWRYALTDINYSIANTDEVTNWGDWADEYYYIYPDGIAVRHYKIHGYDDGYSITEPALLSNPGERPEDNIDMVAVTLMNLKGETSKHSFETWPSDQLAGAGGQFKNAVDNEVLSVINVKSQTKPFFIYEKNGNIGPYGGGRKEIDYRLSKFHWRNHWPVSQIPSDGRFVLANDRVTSSAITSPEAGINRETENGPLEGRFILGLSGEPIQNLTGFAKFWLKTPELKVTAGNYTHQGFNRNDRAYHLIKNSDANESLTLDIQASEKSPLVNPTFIIKNWGGKVPVLEIDGLQQSPSKKYKYSIRKSLESKDLIIWLETDVVKPVTLTLN; from the coding sequence ATGAAGTTTATAAACAAAGTATACCTATTATTAGTGATAGGTCTGTTAACTGTGCAATTACATGGTCAGACCAATAAGAGCTTGTTGGCTTATTGGGATTTTAATGAAGTAACTAACAATACCATTAAAGATAAGGGCGGAAATATTTCAGATGAAATAACCGGGTATTATAAATTGGTTGAGGGTGTCAATGGCAAGGCGATTAAATGCGATGGCTTTACAACTTCAATACAGAGAGATGAAGAAACTTCACCAGTAATTATAGGGCCTTTTACTATAGAAGCTTGGGTAGCCCCTCAAGCTTATCCTTGGAATTGGTGTGCTATTTATAATCAGGAATATAAAAAACATCGGGGTATGTTTTTTGGTATTGACGGCGAAGGAAGGGTAGGCTTACATGCTGCGGTTGCTAGGCAATGGCGAGAATGCATAAGTACAGAAACCATTCCATATATGAAGTGGTCTTACATAGCGGCAACATATCATCCGGAAACAGGTATGAAGGTTTATATAAATGGTAAACTGTCTGGTGAACTACCTGTAAAAGGGGACCTGTTATACGATCGCGAATTTCCTATGCAAATAGCTCGAAACCATAAATCTATGGCGCCCTCGTCATTAAATCGGGCAGGGTTTGTGGATGTGCCAGCAAAGTATTCTTTCGATGGTCTTATTGATGAATTAAAGATTACTGGAAAAGCTAAATCTCAAGGTGAACTTGAACGTATTTATGAGCAATTGAAACCTCAAAATGAACCTCAATTAATCTGGCGTAAGCTACCAGAAATACATATTGAGAATCCAGAATTTGGGGCGCACTATACCAAGCTTAACTATGATGAAGATTGGGATAGACTATGGAGAGATGATAGTTATCCAGATGTTGTAATCACCTTTGATGATAAAAGATATTCTATGGTATTTTGGAAGGGTACCAATTATAATATGAATTTGGTCACAGAGAATGGAAGGTGGATAGCCGATCAAAGTGCTGAAACTTTTGGAGATTTTGGTTGTATGGAGCACATGTCTGATAAGCAAAACCGATATAGTCATATACGTGTCGTAGAAAACAATGAGGCACGGGTAGTGGTGCATTGGCGCTATGCCTTAACGGATATAAATTATTCTATTGCAAATACAGATGAAGTAACCAATTGGGGCGACTGGGCTGATGAATATTATTATATCTACCCAGATGGTATCGCCGTTAGGCATTATAAGATTCATGGTTATGACGATGGTTATAGTATTACGGAACCGGCTTTGTTGTCTAATCCTGGAGAAAGACCAGAAGACAATATTGACATGGTTGCCGTAACACTTATGAATCTTAAAGGCGAAACAAGCAAACACTCCTTTGAAACGTGGCCATCTGACCAACTAGCAGGAGCAGGAGGACAATTTAAAAACGCTGTTGATAATGAAGTGCTGTCTGTTATTAATGTAAAATCTCAAACTAAACCGTTTTTTATTTATGAAAAAAATGGAAATATCGGGCCTTATGGGGGCGGAAGAAAGGAAATAGATTACCGCCTTTCAAAATTTCATTGGAGGAATCATTGGCCAGTGTCGCAAATACCTAGTGATGGGCGATTTGTATTAGCAAACGACAGGGTAACCAGTTCTGCGATTACTTCTCCAGAAGCAGGAATAAACCGTGAAACTGAAAATGGACCATTAGAAGGTCGCTTTATACTTGGACTCAGTGGTGAGCCAATTCAAAATTTAACTGGCTTTGCCAAGTTTTGGCTTAAAACGCCTGAATTAAAAGTAACAGCCGGTAATTATACCCATCAGGGTTTTAATAGAAATGACAGAGCCTATCACTTAATTAAAAATAGTGATGCCAATGAATCATTAACTCTGGACATTCAGGCTTCAGAAAAATCTCCTCTTGTAAACCCAACGTTCATAATTAAAAACTGGGGAGGTAAAGTCCCTGTTTTAGAAATAGATGGGTTGCAACAATCGCCGTCAAAAAAGTATAAGTATTCTATTCGAAAGAGTTTAGAATCTAAGGATCTTATTATTTGGCTTGAAACGGATGTTGTAAAACCAGTAACGCTCACTTTAAATTAA
- a CDS encoding aldose epimerase family protein has translation MTEKNTAKKDIYGYMPNGEKVYRFILKNKNNIEVEVINYGAIITKIKVPDNNGVIENIVLGYDSLKEYVEDNSPYFGVVAGRCCNRIANGTFYIDQVKYELPKNEFPNSLHGGVKGFDKQIWQVISTIIKDDSVSITLSYYSKDGEEGYPGNLNTLVTYELNDNNALEVYYEANTDKKTIINLTQHAYFNLSGSLKKTTLNHELKIYSNNYLPVNDVLIPLGTIEKVENTPFDFKSFKKIGKDINLDNPQLKIGQGYDHCWVINEDKTSEAQKGECALVSEVYHEESGRLMEVLTDQPGIQFYSGNYLNGDYGKHAGLCLETQHFPDSPNQSNFPKIILTPEDAYQTKTIFKFSVK, from the coding sequence TTGACTGAAAAAAATACAGCTAAAAAAGATATTTATGGCTACATGCCCAACGGTGAAAAAGTATACCGATTTATATTGAAAAATAAAAACAATATTGAAGTTGAGGTTATTAATTATGGAGCTATTATAACCAAGATTAAAGTTCCTGATAACAATGGTGTTATAGAAAACATTGTACTGGGATATGATTCATTAAAGGAATATGTAGAAGATAATAGTCCATATTTCGGAGTAGTTGCCGGACGTTGCTGTAATAGAATTGCGAACGGAACATTTTACATTGATCAGGTAAAGTATGAACTACCAAAAAATGAGTTTCCTAATAGCTTGCATGGCGGTGTAAAGGGTTTTGATAAACAAATATGGCAAGTCATTTCAACTATCATCAAAGATGACTCAGTTTCCATTACACTTTCTTATTATAGTAAAGATGGCGAAGAAGGGTATCCAGGAAACCTAAATACTCTTGTGACTTATGAGTTGAATGATAACAACGCTTTAGAGGTTTATTACGAGGCCAATACAGATAAAAAAACGATCATTAACCTTACTCAACACGCTTATTTTAATTTATCAGGAAGCTTAAAAAAAACCACACTGAATCATGAGTTAAAGATTTATTCCAATAATTATCTTCCAGTGAACGATGTACTCATTCCTTTAGGTACTATTGAGAAGGTAGAAAATACACCATTCGATTTTAAATCTTTTAAAAAAATCGGAAAAGATATCAATTTGGATAACCCACAACTAAAGATAGGACAAGGCTATGACCATTGTTGGGTAATTAATGAAGACAAAACATCTGAAGCTCAAAAAGGTGAATGTGCTTTAGTCTCAGAGGTTTATCATGAAGAAAGCGGTAGATTAATGGAGGTACTTACAGATCAACCTGGTATTCAATTTTATTCTGGAAACTATCTAAATGGTGATTATGGAAAACATGCAGGATTGTGTTTAGAAACACAACATTTCCCAGATAGTCCTAACCAATCCAACTTTCCGAAAATAATTTTAACTCCTGAGGACGCATACCAAACTAAAACCATTTTCAAATTTTCTGTAAAGTAA
- the xylE gene encoding D-xylose transporter XylE, with translation MGKSTNSKYLIKLTLVATLGGLLFGYDTGVISGTVGSLESFFVNPKGLSEGSANAFKGFLVASALIGCIIGGVSGGLVSKTLGRKKGLILAAILFLVSALGSAMPEMFIAPIGELDHTFSTIFIIYRIIGGIGVGLASMLSPLYIAEIAPAKSRGKLVSFNQLAIVGGFMVVYFVNYFISRGGGSDAWLNEIGWRWMFASEIIPAGLFLAFLFFVPDTPRSLMLKNKPEEALDVLIKVNGEVEGKKILSEIKGSVIETSGKLLSYGWGIILIGIALSVFQQFVGINVVLYYAPEIFKSIDPNTDGALLLTIIVGIVNFLFTIIAIKTVDKRGRKPLMLIGALGMAVAMLALGFVFFSGATGYLALGCMMLYVASFALSWGPVTWVLLSEIFPNKIRGKAMAVAVAAQWISNYLVSLTFPMMNDNTQLTEQFNHGFAYWVYGIMSILAMWFVWKFVPETKGKTLEAMEALWKNK, from the coding sequence ATGGGAAAGTCAACCAATTCAAAGTACTTGATCAAACTCACATTAGTCGCAACACTTGGAGGGTTATTATTTGGGTATGATACAGGCGTAATTTCAGGTACAGTAGGGTCATTGGAAAGCTTTTTTGTAAACCCAAAAGGATTATCAGAAGGTTCAGCAAATGCTTTTAAAGGTTTCTTAGTGGCAAGTGCTTTAATAGGTTGTATTATTGGAGGTGTTTCTGGCGGACTTGTAAGCAAAACATTAGGTAGGAAAAAGGGGCTAATTTTAGCTGCTATTTTATTTTTAGTTTCTGCTCTCGGTTCAGCAATGCCAGAAATGTTTATTGCACCTATTGGTGAGTTAGATCATACCTTTTCAACGATTTTTATTATTTATAGAATTATAGGCGGTATTGGCGTTGGTTTAGCATCGATGCTATCACCACTTTATATAGCAGAAATTGCACCTGCCAAGAGCAGAGGCAAGTTAGTGTCCTTTAATCAATTAGCTATTGTTGGAGGTTTTATGGTGGTGTATTTTGTTAACTATTTTATTTCAAGAGGCGGAGGTTCAGATGCTTGGTTAAATGAAATAGGTTGGAGATGGATGTTTGCGTCAGAAATTATTCCAGCAGGATTATTTTTGGCCTTTTTATTTTTTGTACCAGACACACCACGTTCTTTAATGCTAAAAAATAAACCAGAAGAAGCATTAGATGTACTTATAAAAGTAAATGGAGAGGTAGAAGGAAAAAAGATTTTATCAGAAATTAAAGGTTCTGTAATTGAAACTTCAGGAAAGTTATTGTCCTATGGTTGGGGTATCATACTCATAGGTATCGCATTGTCTGTTTTTCAGCAATTCGTTGGAATAAACGTCGTATTGTATTACGCACCAGAAATCTTTAAATCTATAGACCCAAATACAGATGGTGCATTGTTGTTAACCATTATTGTAGGAATCGTAAACTTCCTATTTACTATTATAGCTATAAAAACTGTCGATAAGCGTGGTAGAAAACCTCTGATGCTAATAGGAGCTTTAGGGATGGCAGTTGCCATGTTAGCACTTGGGTTTGTGTTTTTCTCTGGAGCTACGGGATATTTAGCTTTAGGATGCATGATGCTATACGTAGCAAGTTTCGCCTTGAGTTGGGGGCCAGTTACATGGGTGTTACTTTCAGAAATTTTTCCAAACAAAATTAGGGGCAAGGCTATGGCAGTAGCAGTAGCTGCACAATGGATTTCTAATTATTTAGTGTCTTTAACATTCCCGATGATGAATGATAATACACAATTAACAGAACAATTTAACCATGGTTTTGCGTATTGGGTATATGGTATCATGTCAATATTGGCTATGTGGTTTGTTTGGAAATTTGTTCCAGAAACGAAAGGAAAAACTTTGGAAGCAATGGAAGCTCTTTGGAAAAACAAATAG
- a CDS encoding xylulokinase — translation MYYLGYDIGSSSIKVATVEALSGKKIITLQEPNEEMEIVSPHSNWAEQDPEVWWKHICIVTKRAIHGANIDASKIQAIGISYQMHGLVIVDKEGKPIRNAILWCDSRAVEIGNKAFNEIGTAKCMEHLMNSPGNFTASKLKWVRDNEPELYERIYKYMLPGDYIAHKLTEEIVTTKNGLSEGILWDYKNNNSADWLLEYYGIDNGLTPEIVNNFSNQGTVSDSAAKETGLPKGIPVTYRSGDQPNNALSLNIFNHGEVAATGGTSGVIYAVIESLNSKETERINQFAHVNYTEEKPSIGKLLCINGAGIMYRWLRNHGIDNSYENMNRKASKIDVGSNGVSVIPFGNGAERMFNNRTIGTHFCNLNLNKHSHGHLYRAALEGIAFSFVYGEILKNDHDAINVIRAGNDNLFRSEIFSNTVATLIGHEIEIYNTTGAIGAARAAGLINGNFIEFGENIIKNDHVTTYMPLKNIESYAHAYEHWKINLERLLNY, via the coding sequence TTGTATTATTTAGGATATGACATTGGGAGTTCATCAATAAAGGTTGCTACCGTAGAGGCTTTAAGCGGGAAAAAAATAATCACCTTACAAGAGCCTAATGAAGAAATGGAAATAGTATCGCCTCATAGTAATTGGGCGGAACAAGATCCGGAAGTTTGGTGGAAGCACATTTGTATAGTTACAAAACGTGCAATTCATGGGGCAAATATAGATGCCTCTAAGATTCAGGCTATTGGTATTTCTTATCAAATGCATGGTTTGGTAATTGTGGATAAAGAAGGAAAACCGATTAGAAATGCTATTCTATGGTGTGACAGTCGGGCCGTGGAAATTGGAAACAAAGCATTTAATGAGATAGGAACTGCCAAATGCATGGAGCATTTAATGAATTCACCTGGTAATTTTACGGCTTCTAAACTAAAGTGGGTACGAGACAATGAACCAGAACTTTATGAGAGAATTTATAAGTACATGCTTCCAGGGGATTACATCGCCCATAAGCTAACCGAAGAAATAGTTACAACGAAGAACGGACTTTCGGAAGGTATTCTTTGGGACTATAAAAACAATAACTCGGCTGATTGGTTATTGGAGTATTATGGGATTGATAATGGCCTAACCCCTGAAATAGTCAATAACTTCTCCAATCAAGGAACTGTTTCAGATAGCGCAGCAAAAGAAACAGGGTTGCCAAAAGGAATCCCTGTGACTTATCGGTCTGGAGATCAGCCTAATAATGCCTTGTCATTAAATATTTTCAATCACGGAGAGGTGGCCGCAACTGGAGGTACTTCAGGAGTCATTTATGCTGTTATTGAAAGCCTTAACTCTAAGGAGACTGAGCGTATCAATCAGTTTGCCCATGTTAACTACACCGAAGAAAAACCTTCTATAGGGAAGTTGCTCTGTATTAATGGCGCGGGGATAATGTATAGATGGTTGCGAAATCATGGCATTGATAATTCCTACGAAAATATGAATCGCAAGGCATCTAAAATCGATGTTGGATCAAACGGTGTTTCCGTGATTCCGTTTGGAAATGGAGCTGAAAGGATGTTTAATAACCGAACAATCGGAACGCATTTCTGTAATTTAAATTTAAATAAGCACAGTCATGGTCATTTGTATCGTGCAGCACTTGAAGGAATCGCTTTTTCGTTTGTTTATGGGGAGATATTAAAAAACGACCATGATGCAATTAACGTCATTAGAGCTGGTAACGATAATCTTTTTCGCTCAGAAATATTTTCAAATACAGTAGCAACCCTTATTGGACATGAGATTGAAATATATAATACCACAGGAGCAATTGGAGCAGCAAGAGCTGCTGGATTAATTAATGGTAATTTTATAGAGTTTGGTGAGAACATTATAAAAAATGATCACGTAACAACCTATATGCCATTAAAGAATATAGAATCATATGCCCATGCATATGAACACTGGAAAATAAATTTAGAACGACTTTTAAACTATTAA
- a CDS encoding SGNH/GDSL hydrolase family protein: MNNKYTRVIGLFLLIFSNYLWAQQFKKSLSKVSLEDGDTFVFIGNSITHQCAYTQYVEDYFYTRYPNKKLNLINAGVSGDFAQHVLTRLDEDVLKHKPKYVSILIGMNDGQYVKWEHPIFNAYKRDMTTLTNKLDKANVKTILLTPTIYDTQQGLIGENWVDEEDVKDLHYDAVLAYFGAWCAEVATLKGYGYADFHGDLTHYTRVARKDSPDFTFVPDAVHPESDGQLIMALSFLKGIEANSLVSKIVIDKRDDTWIYSADNGLISNSTEKNISFNFKANSLPWVVPNDAQMAFKLTQAGTKMGKELVQIVGLEYGDYELLIDGTVVGTYSHLEFAQGVELQSNEKTPQYQQALRVAEINKARNEELIVMIRDEWLLRKTLEVGWDEDEDEDLEDNEDYQRYLKFKTMGLEKYLEKEFYKVVEELESKSKEMVHLIYNNNQPKMHRYEVR, from the coding sequence ATGAATAATAAATATACACGTGTAATAGGTCTGTTTTTACTTATATTTTCTAATTATTTATGGGCACAGCAATTTAAAAAATCTTTGAGCAAAGTATCCTTGGAAGATGGCGATACATTCGTTTTTATTGGTAATAGCATTACGCATCAATGTGCTTACACCCAATATGTAGAAGACTATTTTTACACTAGATACCCAAATAAAAAACTTAATCTGATTAATGCGGGAGTATCTGGCGATTTTGCCCAACACGTGCTTACTAGGTTAGATGAAGATGTATTAAAACATAAGCCAAAATATGTAAGTATTTTAATTGGAATGAACGATGGTCAATATGTTAAATGGGAGCATCCTATTTTCAATGCTTACAAGAGGGATATGACTACATTGACCAATAAGCTGGATAAGGCCAATGTTAAGACCATTCTCCTGACACCAACAATATATGACACACAGCAAGGTTTGATTGGAGAAAATTGGGTGGATGAAGAGGATGTAAAAGATTTACATTATGATGCCGTACTGGCATATTTTGGAGCATGGTGTGCGGAGGTTGCAACTTTAAAGGGCTATGGTTACGCCGATTTTCATGGAGATTTAACACATTATACACGCGTAGCTCGCAAGGATAGTCCAGATTTCACCTTTGTTCCTGATGCCGTACATCCTGAAAGTGATGGGCAACTTATAATGGCACTTTCCTTTTTAAAGGGGATAGAAGCTAATTCCTTGGTTTCAAAAATTGTCATTGATAAAAGAGACGATACTTGGATATATTCAGCAGATAATGGATTAATAAGTAATTCTACAGAGAAGAACATATCATTCAATTTTAAGGCAAATTCATTGCCATGGGTAGTGCCTAATGATGCCCAAATGGCCTTCAAGCTAACACAAGCAGGTACTAAAATGGGGAAAGAGCTAGTACAAATTGTTGGTTTGGAATATGGTGATTACGAGTTGCTGATAGATGGAACTGTAGTTGGCACTTATTCGCATTTAGAATTTGCTCAAGGTGTAGAACTACAAAGTAATGAGAAGACGCCTCAATATCAACAGGCTTTGAGGGTGGCAGAAATTAACAAAGCACGTAATGAGGAGCTTATAGTAATGATAAGGGATGAATGGTTACTGCGTAAGACCTTAGAAGTAGGATGGGATGAAGATGAGGATGAAGATTTAGAGGATAATGAAGATTACCAACGTTATTTAAAATTTAAAACAATGGGTCTGGAAAAATACTTAGAGAAAGAATTCTACAAGGTAGTTGAAGAGCTTGAGAGCAAATCCAAAGAAATGGTCCATTTAATTTATAATAATAATCAGCCCAAAATGCACCGTTACGAAGTAAGATAA